Proteins from a genomic interval of Streptococcus sp. D7B5:
- a CDS encoding glycosyltransferase, with protein sequence MPEKQKISVLMSVYVKENPTFLRDAIKSVQNQTLKPSELVLVEDGPLTPELYQVLEEVEAQSDIPVKRCPLEENQGLGLALRYGVLQCQYDIIARMDTDDIAVSDRFEKQVQLMEQENLDLLGGHIAEFIDNPDEIVSYRRVPTRHADIMAYQRMRSAFNHMTVMFKKDMVLKAGNYEDGLYMEDDLLWLNMIAAGAKTGNLDQILCKVRVGAGMFERRGGLRYLKLYRQARQRMLERGQISYREYAKSVAIQAIVALCPGFVRQFIFVKLLRKRK encoded by the coding sequence GTGCCTGAAAAGCAAAAAATCAGCGTCTTGATGTCGGTCTATGTAAAGGAAAATCCGACGTTTTTAAGAGATGCTATCAAAAGTGTTCAAAACCAGACCTTGAAACCGAGCGAACTTGTTCTTGTTGAGGACGGGCCGCTCACACCCGAACTCTATCAGGTGCTAGAAGAAGTGGAAGCTCAGTCAGACATTCCAGTGAAACGGTGCCCCTTAGAGGAAAATCAAGGTTTAGGTTTGGCTCTTCGATACGGTGTTTTACAGTGTCAGTACGATATCATTGCTCGTATGGATACAGATGATATAGCGGTATCTGACCGCTTTGAAAAGCAAGTCCAACTAATGGAACAGGAAAATCTGGATCTCTTAGGTGGACATATTGCAGAATTTATTGACAATCCTGACGAGATTGTTTCTTACCGTCGTGTCCCAACTCGGCATGCAGACATTATGGCTTACCAAAGAATGAGAAGTGCCTTTAACCATATGACAGTCATGTTCAAAAAGGACATGGTCCTCAAGGCGGGCAACTATGAAGATGGCCTTTACATGGAGGATGACCTCCTTTGGCTCAATATGATTGCTGCAGGTGCCAAGACTGGAAACCTAGATCAAATCTTGTGTAAGGTTCGTGTCGGTGCAGGGATGTTTGAGCGTCGAGGTGGCTTGCGTTACCTTAAACTCTATCGTCAAGCTCGCCAACGGATGCTTGAGCGGGGGCAAATTTCTTACAGGGAATATGCTAAAAGTGTGGCCATTCAGGCAATTGTTGCACTTTGTCCAGGCTTTGTACGTCAGTTTATCTTCGTCAAACTTTTAAGAAAGAGAAAGTAA
- a CDS encoding DUF805 domain-containing protein, which yields MLSAIRSFFKGYANFSGRSTRPEFWWVWLLNMVIFLPAYYSLFTGVESDKAIRNIAVFSMCIILFIIEFVPLLALIVRRLRDVGIHWAYIFIVFVPLGAITLLVMLAMPSQRFGEKVIENSETNKENTEDSQFEEMVRKY from the coding sequence ATGCTGAGTGCTATTAGGAGTTTTTTCAAAGGCTATGCAAATTTTTCTGGTCGTTCCACACGTCCAGAATTTTGGTGGGTTTGGCTACTAAATATGGTGATTTTCTTGCCCGCCTACTACTCACTTTTTACTGGAGTAGAATCTGATAAAGCCATCAGGAATATTGCGGTCTTCAGTATGTGTATTATTTTGTTTATAATAGAGTTTGTTCCTCTACTAGCACTGATAGTACGTCGCTTACGAGATGTGGGTATCCATTGGGCCTATATTTTTATTGTATTTGTTCCTTTGGGTGCAATAACACTGCTCGTTATGCTCGCTATGCCAAGTCAACGATTTGGAGAAAAAGTGATAGAGAATAGTGAAACAAATAAAGAGAACACTGAAGACTCTCAGTTTGAAGAAATGGTACGAAAATATTAA
- a CDS encoding MFS transporter has product MKKQSLFFVLGIVLIGTVLRSPFTALPTILGDIAQGLGVEVSSLGILTSLPLLMFALFSAFASRLAQKIGLEHLFTYCLLLLTVGSVIRIFNLPLLYLGTLIVGASIAIFNVLLPSMIQANQPQKISFLTTLYVTAMGISTAIASYLSVPITQASSWKGLILVLSFLCLVTLLVWLPNHRHNHHLENQKEKQVKENILKSKDVWAIIIFGGLQSLLFYTSMTWLPTMAVSAGISNSDAALLASIFSLISIPFSMTVPSLTTRLSDGHRRIMLAIISIAGMTGIAMLLYPTNNFLYWLVVHLLIGTACSALFPYLMVCFSLKTSSPEKTAQLSGLAQTGGYILAAFGPALFGYSFELFQSWIPAVLALLAIDIIMTISLFMVDRTDKIL; this is encoded by the coding sequence ATGAAGAAACAATCACTCTTTTTTGTTCTAGGAATTGTCTTAATCGGGACTGTTTTACGATCTCCCTTCACTGCTCTTCCAACTATTTTAGGAGATATTGCTCAGGGACTAGGAGTGGAGGTTAGCTCTCTTGGGATTTTAACCAGTCTCCCTCTCTTGATGTTTGCTCTTTTCTCTGCTTTTGCAAGCCGCTTGGCACAAAAAATCGGGTTGGAACATCTCTTTACATACTGTCTCCTCCTCTTAACTGTTGGCTCTGTCATTCGGATTTTCAATCTTCCCCTTCTCTATCTAGGGACCCTAATTGTGGGAGCAAGCATTGCGATCTTCAATGTACTCCTCCCAAGTATGATCCAGGCAAATCAGCCTCAAAAGATTAGTTTCCTAACAACGCTCTATGTCACTGCCATGGGAATTTCGACAGCCATCGCTTCTTATCTATCCGTCCCTATCACCCAAGCTAGTTCTTGGAAGGGCCTCATCCTCGTTCTCAGCTTTCTCTGTCTGGTCACTCTGCTAGTCTGGTTGCCAAATCATCGCCACAACCACCACCTAGAAAACCAAAAAGAAAAGCAAGTCAAAGAGAATATTCTAAAAAGTAAAGATGTCTGGGCTATCATTATCTTTGGCGGGCTTCAGTCCTTGCTCTTTTATACAAGTATGACCTGGTTGCCAACTATGGCTGTTAGTGCTGGTATTTCTAATAGTGATGCGGCTCTCCTTGCTTCTATTTTCTCACTCATCAGCATTCCTTTTTCAATGACTGTTCCAAGTCTGACGACTCGTCTATCAGATGGTCACCGTCGAATCATGCTGGCAATTATCTCTATCGCTGGTATGACAGGAATTGCCATGCTCTTGTATCCAACCAATAATTTCCTCTACTGGTTAGTCGTCCATCTCTTGATTGGAACGGCCTGCAGTGCCCTCTTCCCCTACCTCATGGTTTGCTTCTCGCTTAAAACCAGTTCTCCTGAAAAGACAGCTCAGCTATCAGGACTAGCGCAAACAGGAGGCTACATCTTAGCTGCTTTTGGTCCTGCCTTGTTTGGTTATAGTTTTGAACTTTTCCAATCTTGGATCCCAGCTGTCCTTGCCCTTCTAGCCATCGATATCATCATGACCATCTCACTCTTTATGGTGGATCGGACTGATAAGATTCTCTAA
- a CDS encoding retron Ec67 family RNA-directed DNA polymerase/endonuclease, whose product MTKFNQLQTKDDFAKLLGLKSAKYINYLLYNVKTDNLYNSFTILKKNGGERVIHAPKKELKFLQKKLSNVLWECYLESIESKSKDKNFKTPVLSHAFEKGKSIITNSQMHRNKKYILNIDLKNFFDSFNFGRVRGFFIKDKDFTVSPEIATVIAQIACYQGKLPQGAPSSPIITNLITRILDYRIVKIAKKYRFTYSRYADDMTFSTNRELNSNKLRASKELDNFLTELEEVIISSGFEINPKKTRLSNNMQRQEVTGLVVNKKINVKREYIKNTRAMAFQLYKDGAFEIDKKPGTINQLTGRFAFIFQIDQYNNYLLYKKSLIQNNLDAQKYLLGRNSSKKSESKYYWKYIFYNKDLRKELFDNKKHNTYNLPTEFYSIGKEQKKTYMSLFNSREKEYKKFLFYKYFFGNDKPIIVTEGKTDPRYIKAALKKLYRKYPELIEKVGNNFVFKIEFLNHTNTIEYLFNVPEGGEGFKYWYNYFSDKSYYNDEGKKKFFALDPEERILYANYITYFQQLTDNIPNYPTIFLFDNEPNNRNGKDKSPLFLFANHAKDLMNPQNKDSKTSKSLESKISDNLEKIRREKPCRINKNGSLYIMATPLVSSKNDGNFSDIEDLLLSRKLPPILKGKTFSKSGGDNHYGKEILSKHVLKNYEKFDFTEFIPLLDGIRDNILDYKSLF is encoded by the coding sequence ATGACTAAATTCAATCAACTACAAACAAAAGATGACTTTGCTAAACTACTTGGCTTGAAAAGTGCTAAATACATCAATTATTTATTGTACAATGTAAAAACTGATAATTTATATAACTCTTTCACTATCCTTAAAAAGAATGGTGGAGAAAGAGTTATACATGCCCCCAAAAAAGAGTTGAAGTTCCTTCAGAAAAAATTGTCTAATGTTTTGTGGGAATGTTACCTTGAAAGCATAGAATCTAAATCAAAGGATAAGAACTTTAAAACACCTGTTCTGTCTCACGCATTTGAAAAGGGGAAAAGCATTATTACCAACTCTCAGATGCATCGAAACAAGAAATACATTCTGAACATTGACTTGAAAAACTTTTTTGATTCTTTTAATTTTGGAAGAGTAAGAGGCTTCTTTATAAAAGACAAGGATTTTACTGTTTCACCAGAAATTGCTACAGTAATTGCTCAAATTGCATGTTACCAAGGTAAGTTACCACAAGGAGCCCCTTCTTCTCCCATCATCACAAATTTAATTACTAGAATTTTAGATTATCGGATTGTCAAAATTGCTAAAAAATATCGTTTTACATATTCTAGATACGCCGATGATATGACTTTTTCGACAAATCGTGAACTAAACTCTAATAAACTGAGAGCAAGCAAAGAGTTAGATAACTTTTTAACTGAATTAGAGGAGGTAATCATCTCATCTGGTTTTGAAATTAATCCTAAAAAAACACGATTGAGCAATAACATGCAGCGCCAAGAAGTGACTGGACTGGTTGTCAACAAAAAGATAAATGTAAAAAGAGAGTACATAAAAAATACTCGCGCAATGGCCTTTCAATTATACAAAGATGGAGCTTTTGAAATAGATAAGAAACCAGGAACGATCAATCAACTAACGGGACGCTTTGCTTTTATTTTTCAAATAGATCAATACAACAACTACTTACTTTATAAAAAGTCCCTGATTCAAAATAATCTGGATGCACAGAAATATTTATTAGGCAGAAACTCATCAAAAAAATCTGAATCGAAATATTATTGGAAATATATCTTTTATAATAAAGATTTACGAAAAGAATTATTCGATAATAAAAAACATAATACATATAATTTACCAACAGAGTTCTACAGTATAGGTAAGGAACAAAAGAAAACGTACATGTCTCTATTTAATTCTAGAGAAAAAGAGTACAAAAAATTTCTATTTTATAAATATTTTTTCGGAAATGATAAACCTATAATTGTCACAGAAGGAAAGACAGATCCCCGATATATTAAAGCAGCTTTAAAAAAGCTTTATCGTAAATATCCAGAACTTATTGAAAAAGTTGGCAATAACTTTGTATTTAAAATTGAATTTTTAAATCATACTAATACAATAGAGTATCTTTTTAATGTTCCAGAAGGGGGAGAAGGTTTTAAATATTGGTATAATTATTTTTCTGATAAATCTTACTATAATGATGAAGGTAAGAAAAAATTTTTTGCTCTAGATCCAGAAGAAAGAATTTTATACGCAAACTATATTACTTATTTCCAACAATTAACCGATAATATTCCAAATTATCCAACAATATTTTTATTTGATAATGAACCGAATAATAGAAATGGTAAGGATAAATCTCCCTTATTTTTGTTTGCGAATCATGCAAAAGACCTAATGAATCCTCAGAATAAAGACTCGAAGACTTCCAAGAGTTTAGAATCAAAAATTTCAGATAATTTAGAAAAAATTAGAAGAGAAAAACCTTGTCGTATTAATAAAAATGGGAGCTTATATATTATGGCGACACCTTTAGTATCTAGTAAGAATGACGGTAATTTTTCTGATATTGAAGATCTATTATTGTCACGTAAATTGCCACCCATTTTAAAAGGGAAAACATTCTCCAAGAGTGGTGGTGATAATCATTATGGAAAAGAAATTCTTTCAAAGCATGTTCTAAAAAATTATGAAAAATTCGATTTTACTGAGTTTATCCCTTTGTTAGACGGTATAAGAGATAATATACTAGATTATAAATCATTATTCTAG
- a CDS encoding nucleoside-diphosphate sugar epimerase/dehydratase produces the protein MNKKLTDYVIDLVEILNKQQKQVFWGIFDILSMVVSIIVSYILFYGLINPAPVDYVIYTLLAFLLYQIMIAFWGLNASISRYSKITDFMKIFFGVMLSSVLSYGICYAFLPLFSIRFIVLFILLSTFLILLPRITWQLIYSKRKKGSGDGEHRRTFLIGAGDGGALFMNSYQHPTSDLELVGILDSDEKKKGQKLGGIPVLGSYDNLPELAKRHQIERVIVAIPSLDPSEYERILQMCNKLGIKCYKMPKVETVVQGLHQPGSGFQKIDITDLLGRQEIRLDESRLGAELTGKTILVTGAGGSIGSEICRQVSRFNPERIVLLGHGENSIYLVYHELIRTFQGIDYVPVIADIQDYDRLLQVFEQYKPAIVYHAAAHKHVPMMERNPKEAFKNNILGTYNVAKAVDAAKVPKMVMISTDKAVNPPNVMGATKRVAELIVTGFNQRSKSTYCAVRFGNVLGSRGSVIPVFERQIAEGGPVTVTDFRMTRYFMTIPEASRLVIHAGAYAKDGEVFILDMGKPVKIYDLAKKMVLLSGHTESEIPIVEVGIRPGEKLYEELLVSTELVDNQVMDKIFVGKVNVMPLEAIDQKIEEFRSLSGDELKEAIISFANETTHAE, from the coding sequence ATGAATAAAAAACTAACAGATTATGTGATTGATCTGGTTGAAATTTTAAATAAACAGCAAAAACAAGTGTTTTGGGGGATATTCGATATTCTGAGTATGGTGGTTTCCATCATCGTATCTTATATCTTGTTTTATGGCCTTATAAATCCTGCGCCTGTGGATTACGTCATCTACACTCTTTTAGCCTTCCTCCTCTATCAAATCATGATTGCATTTTGGGGGCTAAATGCTAGTATCAGTCGTTATAGCAAGATTACGGATTTCATGAAAATCTTTTTCGGAGTGATGCTCAGCAGTGTTCTTTCTTATGGAATCTGCTATGCCTTCCTTCCATTGTTTTCTATCCGTTTCATCGTACTCTTCATTTTGTTGAGTACCTTCCTCATCTTGCTTCCTCGTATCACTTGGCAGTTGATTTATTCTAAACGTAAAAAAGGTAGTGGAGATGGAGAACACCGTCGGACCTTCTTGATTGGTGCTGGTGATGGTGGTGCTCTCTTTATGAATAGCTACCAACACCCAACTAGTGACCTCGAGTTAGTGGGAATTTTGGATAGCGATGAAAAGAAAAAGGGACAAAAACTAGGTGGAATCCCAGTTTTGGGCTCCTATGATAATCTGCCTGAATTGGCCAAACGTCACCAAATCGAGCGAGTCATCGTAGCCATCCCTTCGCTTGACCCATCAGAGTACGAACGCATCTTGCAGATGTGTAATAAACTCGGTATCAAATGTTACAAGATGCCCAAGGTTGAGACAGTTGTTCAGGGGCTTCACCAACCAGGTAGTGGCTTCCAGAAAATTGACATCACAGACCTTTTGGGGCGTCAGGAAATTCGTCTTGACGAATCCCGTCTGGGTGCAGAGCTTACAGGCAAGACTATCTTGGTGACAGGAGCTGGTGGTTCGATTGGTTCAGAGATTTGTCGTCAGGTTAGCCGCTTCAATCCAGAGCGTATCGTCTTGCTTGGACATGGTGAAAACTCAATCTATCTTGTTTATCATGAATTGATCCGTACATTCCAAGGGATTGATTATGTTCCTGTCATTGCAGATATTCAGGACTATGATCGTCTTTTGCAGGTGTTTGAACAGTACAAACCAGCCATTGTCTACCATGCTGCTGCCCACAAGCACGTTCCGATGATGGAGCGCAATCCAAAAGAAGCCTTCAAAAACAATATCCTCGGAACCTACAATGTTGCTAAGGCTGTTGATGCAGCTAAGGTACCTAAGATGGTTATGATTTCGACTGACAAGGCGGTCAATCCACCGAATGTTATGGGGGCAACTAAGCGCGTGGCAGAATTGATTGTCACTGGCTTTAACCAACGTAGCAAATCCACCTACTGTGCAGTTCGTTTTGGGAATGTTCTCGGTAGTCGTGGTAGTGTGATTCCTGTCTTTGAACGCCAGATTGCTGAAGGCGGTCCTGTAACGGTGACAGACTTCCGTATGACACGTTACTTCATGACCATTCCAGAGGCTAGCCGTCTAGTAATCCATGCTGGTGCTTATGCCAAGGACGGAGAAGTCTTTATCCTTGACATGGGCAAACCAGTCAAGATCTATGATTTGGCTAAGAAAATGGTCCTTCTAAGCGGACATACCGAAAGCGAAATTCCAATAGTTGAAGTCGGGATTCGACCAGGGGAAAAACTCTATGAAGAACTCTTGGTTTCGACCGAATTGGTTGATAACCAAGTCATGGATAAGATTTTCGTTGGTAAGGTAAATGTCATGCCGCTAGAAGCGATTGATCAAAAGATTGAAGAGTTCCGTTCACTCAGCGGAGATGAGCTCAAAGAAGCGATTATTTCCTTTGCGAATGAGACAACTCATGCTGAGTAA